In Buchnera aphidicola (Ceratoglyphina bambusae), a single window of DNA contains:
- the hisF gene encoding imidazole glycerol phosphate synthase subunit HisF encodes MLAKRIIPCLDIKNNKVVKGKKFRNHKIISEDILSLVSRYVKEGADELVFYDITAYTSNKLVNKNWIYKISKILDIPFCVAGGIKSIEDAKKILSNGADKISINSSAIDNPKLISKLADKFGKQCIVVGIDSMFDRISKKYFVFKYTGDSSKTIKTNIYTLDWVKKVQKLGAGEIVLNVINFDGLNSGYDINQLKSIKKICKVPLIASSGAGCYSHFYKVFLKSNVDGALAASVFHSKRINIKKLKNYLFEKGIEVRL; translated from the coding sequence ATGTTGGCAAAAAGGATCATTCCTTGTTTAGATATAAAAAATAATAAAGTAGTTAAAGGGAAAAAATTTAGAAATCATAAAATTATTTCTGAAGATATTTTATCTTTAGTAAGTAGATATGTTAAAGAGGGAGCTGACGAATTAGTTTTTTATGATATCACTGCTTATACAAGTAATAAATTAGTAAACAAAAATTGGATATATAAAATATCAAAAATTTTAGATATACCATTTTGCGTGGCCGGGGGAATTAAAAGTATTGAAGATGCTAAAAAAATATTGTCTAATGGTGCAGACAAAATATCAATAAATTCTTCAGCAATTGATAACCCAAAATTAATTAGTAAATTAGCAGATAAGTTTGGTAAACAATGTATAGTTGTTGGAATTGATTCTATGTTTGACAGAATATCAAAAAAATATTTTGTTTTTAAATATACAGGAGATTCTTCTAAAACAATTAAAACTAATATATATACTTTAGATTGGGTTAAGAAAGTGCAAAAGCTAGGAGCCGGAGAAATAGTTTTAAACGTAATAAATTTTGATGGTTTAAATTCTGGATATGATATAAATCAATTGAAAAGTATTAAAAAGATTTGTAAAGTCCCATTAATTGCTTCTAGTGGAGCAGGTTGTTATAGTCATTTTTACAAAGTTTTTTTGAAATCTAATGTGGACGGTGCGTTAGCTGCATCTGTTTTCCATAGTAAAAGAATTAATATTAAGAAATTAAAAAATTATTTATTTGAAAAAGGTATAGAAGTTAGATTATGA
- the dapA gene encoding 4-hydroxy-tetrahydrodipicolinate synthase, with translation MFKGSIVALITPMKKNGEICYKSLKKLVKYHIKNNTNAIVSVGTTGESATLTQEEHYNIIVKTVKYAKKKIPIIAGTGSNSTYEAIQLTKKLENSGISACLSVVPYYNKPTQKGMFKHFNEISKNTNLPQILYNIPQRTGVDLLPETVLKLSKLKNIIGIKEASGDLSRVNHIKSLVNKKFLLISGDDNTALDFIQLGGHAVISVTANIIPYKIFKICKLAIHQKFKKARKINFEIYKLNKLLFIETNPIPIKWAAKKLGIINHDYVRLPLTKLTKKNQNVLNNTLKKII, from the coding sequence ATGTTTAAAGGAAGTATTGTTGCTTTAATAACTCCTATGAAAAAAAATGGAGAAATATGTTATAAAAGTTTAAAAAAATTAGTAAAATATCATATAAAAAATAATACTAATGCTATTGTTTCTGTAGGGACTACAGGAGAATCTGCTACTCTTACACAAGAAGAACATTATAATATTATAGTAAAAACAGTAAAATATGCTAAAAAAAAAATACCAATAATCGCAGGTACTGGCTCTAATTCCACTTATGAAGCTATACAACTAACAAAAAAATTAGAAAATTCAGGAATATCAGCATGCCTTAGTGTAGTACCATATTATAATAAACCTACTCAAAAAGGAATGTTTAAACACTTTAATGAAATTTCCAAAAATACTAATTTACCACAAATATTATACAACATACCACAAAGAACTGGTGTAGACTTGCTCCCAGAAACAGTTTTAAAACTATCTAAATTAAAAAATATAATTGGAATAAAAGAAGCAAGCGGTGATTTATCTAGAGTAAATCATATAAAATCCTTAGTAAATAAAAAATTTTTATTAATAAGTGGTGATGACAATACAGCATTAGATTTTATACAATTAGGAGGACATGCAGTAATTTCTGTAACAGCTAATATAATTCCTTATAAAATTTTTAAAATATGTAAATTAGCTATACATCAAAAATTTAAAAAAGCTAGAAAAATTAATTTTGAAATTTATAAATTGAATAAATTATTATTTATAGAAACAAATCCTATACCAATAAAATGGGCGGCAAAAAAATTAGGTATAATTAACCATGATTATGTAAGACTACCATTAACAAAATTAACTAAAAAAAATCAAAATGTATTAAATAATACGCTAAAAAAAATAATATAA
- the aroC gene encoding chorismate synthase, translating to MSGNTIGKIFCVTTFGESHGHSLGCIIDGMPPGIKICKKDIQKELDKRKPGNSRYTTQRKEQDKIKILSGIFNGKTTGTSIGLIIKNEDQRTKDYDEIKNIYRPGHADYTYEKKYGIRDYRGGGRSSARETCMRVAAGAIAKKYLKKKYNIKIIGYLKKIGNISCKMKNFKTIKKNPFFCGEEKKVDLIKKIIKKMKKEGNSIGAKIRIIVKNVPIGLGEPVFNKLDADLAHALMGINAVKSVEIGDGVKVASKTGKENRDEISNNGFMSNHSGGILGGISNGEDIILTISLKPTSSIRIKGKTINVKNENTEIITRGRHDPCVGIRAVPIAESMTSIVLMDHILRHKAQCGK from the coding sequence ATGTCAGGAAACACTATAGGAAAAATATTTTGTGTAACTACTTTCGGAGAGTCTCATGGTCATTCTTTAGGATGTATAATAGATGGAATGCCACCAGGAATTAAAATATGTAAAAAAGATATACAAAAAGAACTAGATAAAAGAAAACCAGGAAATTCTAGATATACTACCCAAAGAAAAGAACAAGATAAAATAAAAATATTATCAGGAATATTCAATGGCAAAACTACTGGTACTAGTATTGGTTTAATAATAAAAAATGAAGATCAAAGAACAAAAGATTATGATGAAATAAAAAATATATATAGACCAGGTCATGCAGATTACACATATGAAAAAAAATATGGTATTAGAGATTATAGAGGAGGGGGTAGATCATCAGCAAGAGAAACATGTATGAGAGTAGCCGCAGGAGCCATTGCTAAAAAATATTTAAAAAAAAAATATAATATAAAAATAATAGGATATTTAAAAAAAATAGGTAATATATCTTGTAAAATGAAAAATTTCAAAACTATAAAAAAGAATCCATTTTTTTGTGGAGAAGAAAAAAAAGTAGATTTAATAAAAAAAATTATAAAAAAAATGAAAAAAGAGGGAAATTCAATAGGAGCCAAAATAAGAATCATAGTAAAAAATGTACCAATAGGATTAGGAGAACCAGTATTTAACAAACTAGATGCAGATTTAGCGCATGCATTAATGGGAATTAATGCAGTAAAATCTGTAGAAATTGGTGATGGAGTTAAAGTTGCTAGTAAAACAGGCAAAGAAAATAGAGATGAAATTAGTAATAACGGATTTATGTCAAATCACTCTGGGGGAATTTTAGGAGGCATAAGTAATGGGGAAGATATAATATTAACTATATCTTTAAAACCAACTTCTAGTATTAGAATAAAAGGAAAAACTATAAATGTAAAAAATGAAAATACTGAAATAATTACTAGAGGAAGACATGATCCATGTGTAGGAATAAGAGCAGTTCCTATAGCAGAATCTATGACATCAATTGTTTTAATGGATCATATACTAAGACATAAAGCACAATGTGGAAAATAA
- the hisD gene encoding histidinol dehydrogenase, translating to MFIKNKIYDWKSLNDLEKIKVLNRPASFLSQNVKNEVKNILENVKKFGDSAIYKYSYIFDKIKINKIKINCKKIKKENIKISKKFKNAIFYAKRNIEKFHILQNNLQDLSINIDKGINCRYTFNPINNIGIYIPKGVNSNLISTMLMLCIPANIAGCKNIVICSPPKISNELLYVAKICNIRKIFQVGGAQAIAAMAFGTKTIPKVNKIFGPGNCYVTEAKSQISIMDNVCTSIDMIAGPSELLIISDKYSNPDFIASDLISQLEHGKDSHVILITNHKPLFKKVFNSLRIQLNDIPRKNIVEFSLSNSKFILTDDLINCIKISNLYSPEHLAIYTKNFKSLLKYVENAGSIFLGQWSPESIGDYASGTNHVLPTYGYASSVSGIGLKDFIKNITIQELTYEGFLKLSNTVETLSSVEGLEGHRNSIYIRRKYLKEKYNLGF from the coding sequence ATGTTTATAAAAAATAAAATATATGATTGGAAAAGTTTAAATGATTTAGAAAAAATTAAAGTATTAAATAGACCGGCTTCATTTCTAAGTCAAAATGTTAAAAATGAAGTTAAAAATATTTTAGAAAATGTTAAAAAATTTGGTGATTCAGCTATATATAAATATTCTTACATTTTTGATAAAATAAAAATAAATAAAATAAAAATAAATTGTAAAAAAATTAAAAAAGAAAATATTAAAATATCTAAAAAATTTAAAAATGCTATATTTTACGCTAAAAGAAATATAGAAAAATTTCATATTTTACAAAATAATTTACAAGATTTATCTATAAATATAGATAAAGGAATTAATTGTAGATATACATTTAATCCTATAAATAATATTGGAATTTATATACCTAAAGGAGTCAATTCTAATTTAATATCTACCATGCTAATGTTATGCATACCAGCTAATATAGCAGGATGTAAAAATATTGTTATTTGCTCTCCTCCTAAAATTAGTAATGAGCTTTTATATGTAGCCAAAATTTGTAATATACGAAAAATATTTCAAGTAGGGGGAGCTCAAGCAATTGCAGCTATGGCATTTGGAACTAAAACAATTCCTAAAGTAAATAAAATTTTTGGGCCTGGCAATTGTTATGTAACAGAAGCAAAATCTCAAATTAGTATTATGGATAATGTATGTACTAGTATTGATATGATCGCTGGCCCGTCTGAGCTATTAATAATTTCTGACAAGTATTCTAATCCTGATTTTATAGCATCTGATTTAATATCTCAGCTTGAACATGGTAAAGACTCTCATGTAATATTAATAACTAATCATAAACCTTTATTTAAAAAAGTTTTTAATTCTTTAAGAATACAATTAAATGATATTCCTAGGAAAAACATTGTTGAATTTTCTTTATCAAATAGCAAATTTATTTTGACAGATGATTTAATTAATTGTATAAAAATATCTAATTTATATTCTCCAGAGCATCTTGCTATATATACTAAAAATTTTAAATCATTGTTAAAATATGTAGAAAATGCTGGATCTATTTTTTTGGGGCAATGGTCTCCTGAATCTATTGGTGATTATGCATCTGGAACTAATCATGTATTGCCTACATATGGTTATGCATCATCTGTATCTGGAATAGGATTGAAAGATTTTATAAAAAATATTACAATTCAAGAATTAACTTATGAAGGTTTTTTAAAACTTTCTAATACTGTAGAAACTTTGTCTTCTGTAGAAGGATTAGAAGGTCATAGAAATTCTATTTATATTAGAAGAAAATATTTAAAGGAGAAATATAATCTTGGATTTTAA
- the hisA gene encoding 1-(5-phosphoribosyl)-5-[(5-phosphoribosylamino)methylideneamino]imidazole-4-carboxamide isomerase: MIIPSLDILDNNIVRLYQGNYKKIKFYDNNLFFLIEQYRLNGAKLLHLVDLNGSRDPKKRQIKFIDKVVKNINIPVQIGGGIRNIEDIESLLLSGVKRVVIGSIAINNREEVKKWFIKYSEKLVLAVDVFINDKNIKEVKINGWREKTNVDMIDLISEYVEHGMKYLLCTDIKKDGTFNGPNISLYKEIVKKFNNLLIQASGGVSCLKDIEEIKSTGVNDVIVGRALLENRFNLSEAISCWQKGSFLV; encoded by the coding sequence ATGATAATTCCATCATTAGATATATTAGATAATAATATAGTTAGATTATATCAAGGTAATTATAAAAAAATAAAATTTTATGATAATAATTTATTTTTTTTAATTGAACAATATAGATTAAATGGAGCTAAATTATTACATTTAGTTGATTTAAATGGAAGCAGGGATCCTAAAAAAAGACAAATTAAGTTTATTGATAAAGTTGTTAAAAATATAAATATACCTGTTCAAATAGGAGGAGGTATTAGAAATATTGAAGATATAGAAAGTTTATTATTATCTGGAGTAAAAAGAGTAGTTATAGGATCTATTGCTATTAACAATCGTGAAGAAGTAAAAAAATGGTTTATAAAATATAGTGAAAAGCTTGTATTAGCTGTAGATGTTTTTATTAATGATAAAAATATAAAAGAAGTAAAGATAAATGGTTGGAGAGAAAAAACTAATGTAGATATGATAGATTTAATTTCAGAATATGTAGAACATGGTATGAAATATTTATTGTGTACTGATATAAAAAAAGATGGAACATTTAACGGCCCAAATATTAGTTTGTACAAAGAAATAGTAAAAAAGTTTAATAATTTATTAATTCAAGCATCTGGAGGAGTGAGTTGTTTAAAAGATATAGAAGAAATTAAATCTACTGGTGTTAATGATGTTATAGTTGGAAGAGCTCTTTTAGAAAATAGATTCAATTTATCGGAGGCTATTTCATGTTGGCAAAAAGGATCATTCCTTGTTTAG
- the hisH gene encoding imidazole glycerol phosphate synthase subunit HisH has translation MIYKIVILDTESSNVSSLIWSINRLGYKPIVSNDLNVIKKSDRLFLPGVGTAQSVMNIIKKKNLLNEILNYKNPILGICLGMQIFCKYSEESSNNNITKTLNIFKDHASLIKSNRLPVPHIGWNNVVHNNKSVLFKNILQGSRFYFVHSYYVPINKYTVSYTFYEKYFSSAIQIKNFFGVQFHPEKSGNVGSLLLKNFLAV, from the coding sequence ATGATTTATAAAATAGTTATATTAGATACAGAATCTTCTAATGTATCTTCTTTAATATGGTCTATTAATAGATTAGGATATAAACCTATTGTTTCTAATGATTTAAATGTTATTAAAAAATCTGATAGATTATTTTTGCCTGGTGTTGGTACAGCACAATCTGTAATGAATATAATTAAAAAAAAAAATCTTTTGAATGAAATATTAAATTATAAAAATCCTATTTTAGGTATTTGCTTAGGAATGCAAATATTTTGTAAATATAGTGAAGAAAGTAGTAATAATAATATAACAAAAACTTTAAACATTTTTAAAGATCATGCATCTTTAATAAAATCTAATAGATTGCCTGTTCCACACATTGGATGGAATAATGTTGTGCATAATAATAAAAGTGTTTTATTTAAAAATATATTACAAGGATCTAGATTTTATTTTGTGCATAGTTATTATGTTCCAATAAATAAATATACTGTTTCTTACACTTTTTATGAAAAATATTTTAGTTCAGCTATACAAATAAAAAATTTTTTTGGAGTTCAATTTCATCCAGAAAAATCAGGAAATGTAGGTTCATTATTATTAAAAAATTTTTTGGCGGTATAA
- the hisC gene encoding histidinol-phosphate transaminase: MILDFKKLVKFDIKKFSSYKSARSLCVKGNIWLNANESPISYEFSTVNKHLNRYPDSQSKDILYKYSKYSNIDYNNILISRGIDESIELLIKTFCNPFVDKIIYFYPTYDMYKITAEIFGVESIKIFLKNDSLKKYEKIKNNINYIKLIYICRPNNPTGCLMSKKELINILEITFGKALVIVDEAYIEFCILESVVPLIKKYSNLVVLRTLSKAFGLAGIRCGFTLANSEIIKILNKVISPYPIPSITYEIANFALNKSFLNFMEKTVLKLNKNKNWLLKELKKISYVKKIFKSFANYILVEFYDSSFIFKNMNKKGIILRDQSYKKGLKNCIRISVGNKIECKKLIYELKKKIL; this comes from the coding sequence ATAATCTTGGATTTTAAAAAGTTAGTTAAATTTGACATAAAAAAATTTTCTTCATATAAATCAGCTAGAAGTTTATGTGTTAAAGGAAATATTTGGTTAAATGCAAATGAATCTCCAATTAGTTATGAATTTTCAACAGTAAACAAACATTTAAATAGATACCCAGATTCTCAATCTAAAGATATACTTTATAAATATTCTAAATATTCTAATATAGATTATAACAACATATTAATTAGTAGAGGTATAGATGAATCTATTGAATTATTAATAAAAACTTTTTGCAATCCTTTTGTAGATAAAATAATATATTTTTATCCAACATATGATATGTATAAAATTACTGCAGAAATATTTGGAGTAGAATCAATTAAAATTTTTTTAAAAAATGATAGTTTAAAAAAATATGAAAAAATAAAAAATAATATAAATTATATAAAATTAATATATATTTGTAGACCTAATAATCCTACTGGATGTTTAATGTCTAAAAAAGAATTAATAAATATATTAGAAATTACTTTTGGTAAAGCTTTAGTAATTGTAGATGAAGCATATATTGAATTTTGTATTTTAGAAAGTGTAGTGCCTTTAATAAAGAAATATTCTAATTTAGTTGTATTAAGAACACTTTCTAAAGCATTTGGATTAGCTGGTATAAGATGTGGTTTTACTTTAGCTAATAGTGAAATTATAAAAATTTTGAATAAAGTAATATCTCCATATCCTATACCAAGTATAACGTATGAAATTGCTAATTTTGCATTAAATAAATCTTTTTTAAATTTTATGGAAAAAACTGTATTAAAATTAAATAAAAACAAAAATTGGTTGTTAAAAGAATTAAAAAAAATTAGTTATGTTAAAAAAATTTTTAAAAGTTTTGCGAATTATATATTAGTTGAATTTTATGACTCTAGTTTTATTTTTAAAAACATGAATAAAAAAGGAATAATATTAAGAGATCAAAGTTATAAAAAAGGATTAAAAAATTGCATAAGGATTTCTGTAGGAAATAAGATAGAATGTAAAAAATTAATTTATGAACTGAAAAAAAAAATATTATAA
- the hisG gene encoding ATP phosphoribosyltransferase yields MYDNKLRIAIQKSGRLSKDSRRLLYNCGIKINFQKNKLISFSENMPIDVMCVRDDDIPGLVIDGIVDLGIVGRNVLEEEVLKRKFKSEKISFKILKHLDFGICRLSIGIPAEKKYHDINCLNGLRIATSYPYILKKYFNNKNVSFKICKLNGSVEVAIRAGLADAIFDLVSTGEALVSNGLKEVKVIHNSSACIIHNKNNFSDFKKNIIETFISRINGTIKARESKYIMLHISSNKVDNVVKLFIDSEKPTISKLLGRKNMVVMHIVSRESIFWETMEKLKNLGARSILVLPIEKMLE; encoded by the coding sequence ATGTATGATAATAAATTGAGAATAGCTATACAAAAATCTGGAAGACTTAGTAAAGATTCAAGAAGATTATTATATAATTGTGGTATAAAAATAAATTTTCAAAAAAATAAATTAATATCTTTTTCTGAAAACATGCCAATTGATGTAATGTGTGTTCGAGATGATGATATACCAGGATTAGTTATAGATGGTATAGTAGATTTAGGAATAGTTGGTAGAAATGTTTTAGAAGAGGAGGTATTAAAAAGAAAATTTAAATCTGAAAAAATATCTTTTAAAATATTAAAACATTTAGATTTTGGTATATGTAGATTATCTATAGGAATACCAGCGGAAAAAAAATATCATGATATTAATTGTTTAAATGGATTAAGAATAGCCACTTCTTATCCTTATATATTAAAAAAGTATTTTAATAACAAAAATGTTTCTTTTAAAATTTGTAAATTAAATGGATCTGTTGAAGTAGCTATTAGAGCAGGATTAGCAGATGCTATTTTTGATTTAGTTTCTACAGGTGAAGCTTTAGTATCTAATGGATTAAAAGAAGTAAAAGTTATACATAATTCTAGCGCATGCATAATACATAATAAAAATAATTTTAGTGATTTTAAAAAAAATATTATAGAAACATTTATTTCTAGAATAAATGGTACTATAAAAGCAAGAGAATCTAAATATATAATGTTACATATATCTTCCAATAAAGTAGATAATGTAGTTAAATTATTTATAGATTCTGAAAAACCTACTATATCAAAGTTGTTAGGAAGAAAAAATATGGTAGTTATGCATATTGTAAGTAGAGAATCAATATTTTGGGAAACTATGGAAAAATTAAAAAATTTAGGTGCTAGATCTATATTAGTTTTGCCAATTGAGAAAATGTTGGAGTAA
- the hisB gene encoding bifunctional histidinol-phosphatase/imidazoleglycerol-phosphate dehydratase HisB: MKKKFLFIDRDGTIINEPLSDFKIDSINKLKFEKNVFSVLSSFKKKDYHFVIVTNQDGLGTKEFPKEKFNYVNNFIINVFLSQGIKFYDFFICPHYLKENCKCRKPKIGLLKKFIKNNKIDKKNSFVIGDRKTDIEFAKNIGIKGILYNKNSFNWSKIKKKIIYSNEIIKFNRITKETNVLINLNINKYVKSKINTGIKFLDHMLEQFSFHAKIYLFIKVIGDLHIDDHHTIEDVAISLGRSILTAVKKRKYINRFGLGIIPMDESISKCVLDISGRPYIKFNTNLSGNILGDLNLNMIKHFFYSLSYSMKSTIHFKSFGENDHHICESIFKSFGVAFRKAIFSNCNNIPSTKGVLL; the protein is encoded by the coding sequence ATGAAAAAAAAATTTTTATTTATAGATAGAGATGGAACTATTATTAATGAACCTTTATCAGATTTTAAAATAGATTCAATAAATAAATTAAAATTTGAAAAAAATGTGTTTTCTGTTTTATCAAGTTTTAAGAAAAAAGACTATCATTTTGTAATAGTTACAAATCAAGATGGTTTAGGAACAAAAGAGTTTCCTAAAGAAAAATTTAATTATGTAAATAATTTTATTATTAATGTTTTTTTGTCTCAAGGTATAAAATTTTATGACTTTTTTATTTGTCCTCATTATTTAAAAGAAAATTGTAAATGTAGAAAACCTAAAATTGGATTGTTAAAAAAATTTATTAAGAATAATAAAATAGATAAAAAAAATAGCTTTGTTATAGGAGATAGAAAAACAGATATAGAGTTTGCTAAAAATATTGGAATTAAAGGGATTTTATATAATAAAAATAGTTTTAATTGGAGTAAAATTAAAAAAAAAATAATTTATAGTAATGAAATAATAAAGTTTAATAGAATTACGAAAGAAACTAATGTTTTAATCAATTTAAATATTAATAAATATGTTAAAAGTAAAATTAATACTGGAATAAAGTTTTTAGATCATATGTTAGAACAATTTTCTTTTCATGCTAAAATTTATTTATTTATAAAAGTTATAGGTGATTTGCATATAGATGATCATCATACTATAGAAGATGTAGCTATTTCACTAGGAAGATCTATTTTAACAGCTGTTAAAAAAAGAAAATATATTAATAGATTTGGTTTAGGTATAATACCTATGGATGAAAGTATATCTAAATGTGTATTAGATATTTCTGGAAGACCTTACATTAAATTTAATACTAATTTAAGTGGTAATATATTAGGAGATTTAAATTTAAATATGATAAAGCACTTTTTTTATTCATTAAGCTATTCAATGAAAAGTACTATACATTTTAAATCTTTTGGAGAGAATGATCATCATATTTGTGAAAGTATATTCAAATCTTTTGGAGTTGCTTTTAGAAAGGCAATTTTTTCTAATTGTAACAATATTCCTAGTACTAAAGGGGTTTTATTATGA
- the hisIE gene encoding bifunctional phosphoribosyl-AMP cyclohydrolase/phosphoribosyl-ATP diphosphatase HisIE — MINKKYISLINWSKVNNIIPVIIQHKLSGKVLMLGYMNYEALKKTISKKIVTFFSRVKNRLWTKGETSGNYLKVIDIILDCDNDSILIIVNPLGNTCHLNNNSCFKYKNTIFDFLYKLDNKIEYKKKNSKNSYTKKLYKSGIYRISQKVGEESVETILAATKKDTDELINETSDLIYHILVLLHAKNLSLYNVISKLVERNKINKK; from the coding sequence ATGATTAATAAAAAATATATTAGTTTAATAAATTGGAGTAAAGTTAATAATATAATTCCAGTAATAATACAGCATAAATTGTCTGGTAAAGTTTTAATGCTAGGATATATGAATTATGAAGCATTAAAAAAAACTATTTCTAAAAAAATTGTGACTTTTTTTTCTAGAGTTAAAAATAGATTATGGACTAAGGGAGAAACATCAGGAAATTACTTAAAAGTTATAGATATTATATTAGACTGCGATAATGATAGTATATTAATAATAGTTAATCCTTTAGGTAATACTTGTCATTTAAATAATAATAGTTGCTTTAAATACAAAAATACTATTTTTGATTTTTTATATAAATTAGATAATAAAATAGAATATAAAAAAAAAAATAGTAAAAATTCTTATACTAAAAAACTTTATAAATCTGGAATTTATAGAATATCTCAAAAAGTTGGAGAAGAGTCTGTAGAAACTATATTAGCTGCTACAAAAAAAGATACTGATGAATTAATTAATGAGACATCTGATTTAATTTATCATATATTAGTTTTGTTGCATGCAAAAAATTTAAGTTTATATAATGTAATTTCTAAATTGGTTGAACGTAATAAAATTAATAAAAAGTAA
- the smrB gene encoding endonuclease SmrB, which translates to MNRKKFVSYNDFNLFKKSFNKIKKIVQDNVFHTRNNYCEKKNFYRKLCFEKDFHNYSLSKKKSNSRLSYKPIKYVRSNCFNKNLKEIIYGNFFPEIFLDVHGLNIIETKRELASLLTFCHKKKISCISIIHGHGKEILKKQIPFWLSNHPDIIAFHEAPRIYGKSSSIFVIIEI; encoded by the coding sequence ATGAATAGAAAAAAATTTGTTTCTTATAATGATTTTAATTTATTTAAAAAATCTTTTAATAAAATAAAAAAGATAGTGCAAGATAATGTTTTTCATACTAGAAATAATTATTGTGAAAAAAAAAATTTTTATAGAAAGTTATGTTTTGAAAAAGATTTTCATAATTATTCTTTGTCTAAAAAAAAGTCAAATAGTAGATTATCTTATAAACCAATAAAATATGTTAGATCTAATTGTTTTAATAAAAATTTGAAAGAAATAATTTATGGAAACTTTTTTCCTGAAATTTTTTTAGATGTACATGGATTAAACATTATTGAAACTAAAAGAGAATTAGCTAGTTTGTTAACTTTTTGTCATAAAAAAAAAATTTCTTGTATTAGTATTATTCATGGTCATGGTAAAGAAATTTTAAAAAAGCAAATACCATTTTGGTTATCTAATCACCCTGATATAATTGCTTTTCATGAAGCTCCGAGAATATATGGAAAAAGTTCTTCAATTTTTGTTATTATTGAAATTTAA